In Micromonospora inyonensis, the genomic window CGAGGGCGTCGTAGTCGAGGTCGGCGGCGCAGGTGAAGGTGGCGTGGTCGCGGTGCGCGGCGAGCCAGAGCAGCCGGACCGGTCGGGCCGCCTCCGGGGCGTACCGGTGGTAGTCGTGGATGCCGAAGCCGAGCCGGCCGTTGTTCGCCACGAAGCAGGGATGCCCCTCGGTCATGCCGGTCTCGATCGCCTGGAAGTCGGCGCGGGCCAGCTCGGCGGCGCTCACCTCCGGTCGGCTCAGCTTGTACGCGGTCCCGGCCAGGGTGGAGGTGATCTCCTCCAGGTAGACCGGCAGCACCCGGTCGGAGAGGCCGAGCGCGCCGCGCAGCTCGGTGCAGAGGTCCAGGGCGTCCAGCGGCAGTTCCGCGCCGTCGCGGTGGCGGGTGATGCTCGCCGGGTCGATGTGCCAGTGCTCCAGGGAGAGCAGCCGGGCGGCGAACCGGTACTCGACACTGCCGTCGTCGCTGCGGACGAGGTAGGTACGCCCGCTCGGACCGGCCGGGTCGTCGCCGACCGGCTCGGGGGCGAGCAGGCGTTCGTGGGCGAACTCGGCGAGCGCCTTGCGCACGAGCAGCCGGTTGGCCCGGGCCCAGTGCTCCGGGGTCAGGTGGGCGACGGACAACTCCGGGTTGAGGCCGACGGACGGCTCCGGAGCCGGGGCGGCGACGGACTCGACGGGGTTCACGTGCGGGACTCCTCCGGGGACGGCCGGACCGTGGTGTCCAGGCCGGTGGCTTGCTCGAACATGGCCCGGGTGCAGACGCTGAGCAGCGCCTCCTTCTCGGGCTTGGCGACGGGACCGACCACCTCGAAGCCGACCGCCGCGTTGAGGGCGTGCACCGCCGTGTTGCGCACGTCCGGCTCGACCACCACCCGGTGGGTCGCCGGGTCGGCGAAGAGCCAGGCCATCACCGTGGTGATCACGGCAAGGGTGAAGCCGTGCACCGGCGTCTCGGCGGGCGCGCAGAGGAAGTGCATGCCGACGTCCCCCTCGGCCGCGTCGTGGAGGCCGACGAGTTCGACCCGCGCCGGGTCGTACCGTTCGGCGAGGAACGCCGGCCGGTCCCGCCACAGCCCGACGAAGGCGTCGTGGTGCGGGTGCTCGTGGATGCGGCGGTACTCGGCGGCGACCCGGGCCAGGTCCGCGTCGAGCATCAGCCAGTACGCGGCCTTCGGGTGGGTCACCCAGCCGTGCAGCAGCGCGGCGTCCGCGTCCGGATCGAGGGTACGCAGGGCGAACGCGCCGAGCCGGTGGTCGACCCGGCGGTAGACGACGCTGGTCACGAACCCGTACCCGCCGGCGTCCCGAAGTCCTGGAAGGCGATGCGCTTCTCGATCGGGTAGTGCTCCCGGCCGGTCAGCTCCCGGATGATCCACGAGTTGCGGTACGGCCCCATGCCCAGGTCGGGCGAGGTGATGCTGTGCGTGTGGGTGCCCGCGTTCTGGAGGAAGATCTCCCGCCCGGCGTGGTCGACGGTGTAGTTGCGGGCCACGTCGAAGCGGCCGTGGGAGTCCCAGCGGATCCGGTCCCGCACCGGTTCGAGGAAGTCCGGCACCCGGTAGTGGTAGCCGGTGGCCAGCACCAGCCCCTCGGTGTCGAGGGCGAAGTCCCGTCCCTGCTCGACGTGGCGCAGCCCGAGCCGGTAGCTGCCGGCCGCCTCGTCGTACGCGGCGCTGGTCAGCTCGGTGTTGGTCAGCAGGCGGGTACGGATCGGGCCGTCGAGGCTGCGGGCGTAGAGCAGGTCGAAGATCTCGTTGATCAGGTCGGAGTTGATCCCCTTGAACAGGTTCTTCTGCTCCGACTCCAACCGGTAGCGGGTCTCCTCGGGCAGGGCGTGGAAGTAGTCCACGTAGTCCGGGGAGGTCATCTCCAGGGTGAGCTTGGTGTACTCCAGCGGGAAGAAGCGCGGCGAACGGGTCACCCAGTTGAGCTGGTAGTCGTGACCGTCGAGGTCGCCGAGCAGGTCGTGGTAGATCTCCGCCGCGCTCTGCCCGCTGCCGACGACGGTGATGCTCCGCTTGGCCCGCAGGGCGGCCCGGTGCTCCAGGTAGTGCGCGTTGTGGATCATGTCCCCGCCGAGCCCGGCGCAGGCCGGCGGCAGGTACGGCGGGGTGCCGGTGCCCAGCACCAGGTGCCGGGCGCGGTACTCCACGGCCTCCCCGGTCGCGGTGACCGTGGCGTGGACGGTGTAGCCGCCGTCGGCGTACTCGACCGAGGTGACCTGCTGGCCGAAGCGGAGGGAGCCCAGCTTGCCGGCTGCCCAGCGGCAGTAGTCGTTGTACTCCCGGCGGAGTGGGAAGAAGCTCTCCCGGATGTAGAACGGGTAGAGCCGCCCCGACTCCTTGAGGTAGTTGAGGAAGGAGTACGGCGAGGTCGGGTCGGCCAGGGTGACCAGGTCGGCGATGAACGGCGTCTGGAGCCGGGTGGCCTCCAGCAGCATCCCGGGGTGCCAGTCGAAGTCCGGGCGGGCCTCCAGGAAGACGCCGTCCAGGTCGGCGATCGGTTCGGTCAGGCAGGCCAGGCCCAGGTTGTACGGGCCCAGCCCGATCGCGATGAAGTCGTGGGTCGACATGCGGCTCTCCAGGGAACGAGGGGCGAGGGCGGTCAGCCGACGTGGCAGGGTTCGGCGACGACGCCGGGGGCCGGCACCGACACCTCGGCGGCGGTCCGCGCCCGGATGTACCGGCTCGCGTGCGCGGCGACCAGGTCGAGGACGTGCGCGATGTCGTCGATCGTGGTCTCCGGGTTGAGCAGGGTGAACTTCAGGAAGTGCCGGCCGTCCACCTTGGTCCCGGCGACGACGGCGGCACCGGAGGCGGCCAGCGCCTCCCGGGCGTGCAGGTTGGCGTCGTCGGCGAGGTGACGTTCCGCCGGCAGGTACCGGAACACCACGGTGCTGAGCTGTGACCGGGTGACCACCTCGAACTGTGGGTCGGTGCACAGCAGCGTGTAGGCGTCGGCGGCCCGGTCCACCACCTCGTCGAAGAGTTCACCGAGGGCGTCCGCGCCCATGATGCGCAGGGTCAGCCAGAGCTTCAGCGCGTCGAAGCGGCGGGTGGTCTGGAGGCTCTTGTCGACCTGGTTGGGG contains:
- a CDS encoding GNAT family N-acetyltransferase is translated as MTSVVYRRVDHRLGAFALRTLDPDADAALLHGWVTHPKAAYWLMLDADLARVAAEYRRIHEHPHHDAFVGLWRDRPAFLAERYDPARVELVGLHDAAEGDVGMHFLCAPAETPVHGFTLAVITTVMAWLFADPATHRVVVEPDVRNTAVHALNAAVGFEVVGPVAKPEKEALLSVCTRAMFEQATGLDTTVRPSPEESRT
- a CDS encoding lysine N(6)-hydroxylase/L-ornithine N(5)-oxygenase family protein, encoding MSTHDFIAIGLGPYNLGLACLTEPIADLDGVFLEARPDFDWHPGMLLEATRLQTPFIADLVTLADPTSPYSFLNYLKESGRLYPFYIRESFFPLRREYNDYCRWAAGKLGSLRFGQQVTSVEYADGGYTVHATVTATGEAVEYRARHLVLGTGTPPYLPPACAGLGGDMIHNAHYLEHRAALRAKRSITVVGSGQSAAEIYHDLLGDLDGHDYQLNWVTRSPRFFPLEYTKLTLEMTSPDYVDYFHALPEETRYRLESEQKNLFKGINSDLINEIFDLLYARSLDGPIRTRLLTNTELTSAAYDEAAGSYRLGLRHVEQGRDFALDTEGLVLATGYHYRVPDFLEPVRDRIRWDSHGRFDVARNYTVDHAGREIFLQNAGTHTHSITSPDLGMGPYRNSWIIRELTGREHYPIEKRIAFQDFGTPAGTGS